The stretch of DNA CACCTGCACATGGGGCGGCTGGGTGAGCAGATACTCTAGGGCATTGGCGATGTCGTTGGGGCTGAGCACTGGAAACTGGTCGTAGGTGGTTTGGGCTTTCTGAGCATCTTGGTAATACTTGGCCGCAAACTCCGTTTCCACATAGCCAGGGCTGATGGACGAGATGCGGATTGATGATCCGGCAGCCCGCAGTTCCTGCCGCAGACCCTCGGTGAGCGATCGCACCGCAAACTTGGTACCGGAATAGAGCCCGCTAATGCTGGGCACGCGATAGCCAGACATGGAGCTGATGTGGACAATATGGCCGCGATCGCCCCTGGCTTGCATATCCTGCAGGGCTTCCCGAGTGCAGATGCAGAGGGCCAGCACATTCACCTCCAGCATCTCTCGCCAGGCCTCGGTGTCGCCGGTCATCAAGGGCGCATTGTGCCCCAGACCAGCATTGTTCACCAAAATATCGACACCGCCCCACTGGCGGCGCAGACTGGCAAACATCTGGAGAATGTCCGACTCTTGGCGCAGGTCAACGGTCTGGGCTAACACCTCTGCTCCACCCTGCCGCAAGTCGCTTGCCAACTCATCTAAGCGATCGCTGCGCCGGGCACAGATCGCTACCCGACAGCCGGCCGCCGCCAACCGCCTTGCCAGCGCTGCGCCGATGCCGCTAGATGCACCGGTGACCAACGCCACTTGTCCTGCTAGAGATGACCCCATCCTGAACCTCCGATCCCACAAACCGGTATGGTAACAGGTTCATGGTTATCTGCGAATCCGCTAAGCGATCGCCACTCGGGTAATCCAAGACTCATACTGGGGATCCCGCCCTTCGGTGATGGCGGTGAGCTTGTCGCGCAGGAGGGTGGTGATGGGGCGATCGCTCGACAGC from Leptolyngbya sp. CCY15150 encodes:
- a CDS encoding SDR family NAD(P)-dependent oxidoreductase, with the translated sequence MGSSLAGQVALVTGASSGIGAALARRLAAAGCRVAICARRSDRLDELASDLRQGGAEVLAQTVDLRQESDILQMFASLRRQWGGVDILVNNAGLGHNAPLMTGDTEAWREMLEVNVLALCICTREALQDMQARGDRGHIVHISSMSGYRVPSISGLYSGTKFAVRSLTEGLRQELRAAGSSIRISSISPGYVETEFAAKYYQDAQKAQTTYDQFPVLSPNDIANALEYLLTQPPHVQVHDILLRPTQQGN